Genomic DNA from Bacteroides zhangwenhongii:
TTCGTCAAAGGTACGACACGCCAGTTATCAATATAAATTTTCACGGAAGTTGCTTTGGATAGAAACTCTGTTTCTTTATCCGAGCTCGCACCTGTGATCTTATCCAATGTAATATCAGAGTTCTCAAAATAGAAACCGAAGTTGGCATAAGAAGCAGATGCACGGGTAGCGGCCACATCGGCAAAAGTGGTCCAAGCTCCGCTGGATGCTTTCGATTTGTAGAATTCACTGAACGGAACAGTTACAGTCTGCCAACCGGTTGTCTGGAAAGGAACGATCTTTCCGCCTACAAGCCACGGTACGTAATTATAACAGTCTCTCTCCCATTCTCCACCATTGAATCCGTTCTGACCACAAATCTTCAGGAATCCGGATTCAGACCAAGGTTCGGGCACATAGATTTCAAACTGAATAGCACATTCGGCAACAGGAGTTTCAGCAGGGACACCCAGCGTCAACCAGTCAGGATCAGTGCCATTACCAGCTGTCCAAACTTCAGCACAACGATTCTTCGCTGCTGCCACCGGCAACTGTCTTTCTAATGGCAAACGACAGTAAGCACCTTGCGACACATTACCTTCACCAATCGAAGCAGATTCCAGTTCGGTTGTTTGAATCATACTTTCAGAATCGCCCCATGCCCCTTGTGCACCCACTCCATCGAAGTTCAACAACAAGCCTTTCTTATAATTGAAATAGGCAGGAGAATAAGCACCACCATTCGAACCTTCTACGAAAATAGAACCGCCCTCTTCAGAAACTCCGGCAGGCATATCCACCATAAAATATTCACCGTCAAGATCAGAAATAATACCTTCTGTCACCACCACATTTCCGGGGAAAATGACTTTTGCTATTTCCGTCAATCCACTTCCATAAACAATGATAGGTTCACCTACATTCGGCATACAGTTGGAGATTTTCGTTATAGACGGGGCAGCAGCACGAATCTGGAAATCATAAACGTATTCACCGCCATCTTTTACCAAACGAATTGTATTACGTACATTCTCATCTGCTTCTGTAGTCGGAACTTTACTGTTCACACTAACCAGAAAAGATTTATTCGAAACAAATACCGGATTAAAATAACAGTTATATCCATTAATATACACTTTCTTCAATCCGTTGAATCCTTCACCTTCAATTCGGATCAGTTGTCCCAAACGGGCAAAATCAACCAAACGGTCAGTAACATTCGACTTCGCGTCTTCCAGATAGATCCCTGTTATGTTCATCACAGAACTTCCGCCATTATCATCATCGTCGTCACACGAAACAAATGAACAAGAGCAGATGAGTAGGCTCACCAATAAGCCAAATGCTTTCATACTATTTTTATATATCAAGCTTTTCATTCGTATTCTCGTTTTTAGTTAAACAAATCGGTTATTCTGTCTTCCTTAAATGCATAAGGCACAGGATCCGCTTTCAACAAAGGATTTTGCACAGTCTCCGATTCCGGATAAGGAAGAAGGAATATACTGGAATCGACATCACCTATGGCACGCTTCGTTTCATCCGAATCCTCGTCTCTCTTCAAAGTCTGTGTATCCGCATCCCATACTACAGGGACAGCAGTACCCCTATCCTGTCCGGTGATATAATTGAGTACTTCCTGTTGTTTATAATAAGCTCTACGCACCAAGTCATACCAATACTGTCCTTCCAGACAAAGTTCCAGTCTACGCTCACGACGAATATCTTCATAAGTAATCGAATTTTTGGGCTCCAAACCGGCACGCTTGCGCACTTTGTTAAAGTATTCCATTGCATCGGCATCATCTGTTGAAGGATTATTTCCCAATATAGCTTCTGCATAAATCAGATATACTTCTGCCAGACGCAACATGTAAGTATTGATAGGAGTACTTCCGGAAGTGATCTTCGCATTATCTTTGCTAGAACCACAAACATATTTCTTACAATAAATTCCGGAAACAGTACCCGACGCTTTCTTCTCACAAGTATATCCTCCGTTTGCTTTCTGTATTTCAGGATAATGATCGCCATAAGCCATCCAAGTCGGCTGACGTCGTTTATCTCCTTTTTCATACTCCCAAATCACGTCCGGTTGTGCAAAGACATAGCCGCCCCATGCACGGTCATTACCGGTAATAGCCGACTCACAAGCGAAATAATCCTGTATCGTGTTACATTCCCCATACGTACCATTACTAACCCATTGTAAAGCAAACAGTGTTTCCGAGTTGTTATTTTTATCAATCATAAACAAATCGGCATAATCAGTCATCAGTTCAAAATTTCTGTTTTCTATCACTTTTAAAGCCGCTTTCTTTGCCAAATCCAGGTAATCCTGATTACGAGTCGCACTATTAGGATTACTACTGTAACCGGCATACGTCAGGTAAACACGTGACAACATACCAAATGCGCTGTATTTATTGACACGTCCGGCAGCAGAAGAAACCTCCGGCAGATATTTTGCCGCAAACTCCAAATCACGCATCGCAAATTCATAGACATCACTTACCGGACTGGTATTGACAATAGGATTAGCCACCAGTTCATCCGTATCCTCATTAATAATAACATTTCCCCATAACATCGCCAGATAGGAATAAGCAACTCCACGCATGAACCGTGCTTCAGCAATATATGGGTTCTTCACTTCTTCGCTATTGGATGAGTTACCTTTGATCCCGTTAATAATCTTATTAGTTTGCTGTACTATATTGTACAATGAACCCCAAGCCGAAACTAACGGTCCCGTCAATCCGGTTTCGGTCAAATCAGCAAAAGGATAGATATAATTAGAGGTTGTCGCACAAAGGTTGAATCCGCGTCCGTCACCCAGTCCATAATAGAACTTATCGTTAAAGTCGAACCACACCTTATTATACAAAGGAGCTGTTGCTGCCCGGAAATCATCTTCCGTTTGATAAAAATTATCTCCTGCGATATTGGAGTTATCTTCAGAATCGAGGAAGTCACTGCATCCTGCAAACGCCAAAGCTACAGCCAACATGAAAGAGTATATATATTTACTTGTTTTCATATTTAGTCACTTTAAATGATTAAAAGGTTAAATTCAGACCGAATGTATAAATTCGCGGAGAAGGATAACGATAGTTATCAAAGCCTGTAAGCAAAGCGTCCTGATTGGCAGAACCTATTTCCGGGTCCATCCCTTTGTATTTTGTGAATGTATATACATTCTGCAGGTTACAATAAAGTTTCAGATTCTGAATACCAATCGGTGCCAACCATTTACGCGGAAATGTATAGCCGAAAGAGATAGACTGAATACGCAGGAAAGAACCATCTTCCACAAAGCGGTCACTGAAACGATAATTGGAATCATCCGTCCCTTTGGCAATAGCCATACGGCAAGCATAAGGGTCACCGCCTACAATCTGTATATTCCGATAATCATCCGGACCATTCGGATCAATCAAAGCCAGTTGTGCATAATCCAAAGCCGATTTCAGGATGTTATTATTGCCACGTGGATTTTCAAGTTCACGACGTCCCCAGTTTACAACTTCATTTCCTACCGATCCGGTCAGGTTAATGCTCAAGTCGAAGCCTTTATAAGAGAAAGAGTTACCGAAGCCGAAAGTAAAGTCCGGTTCAGGATTACCGATATAAGTACGATCCTGTTCATTGATAACACCGTCTTTGTTTACATCTTCAAAAATATAATCACCAATCCAGACACTATTCTTGGAAATCGACATACCTTCAGGCAATGCTACCGGCTTAATTGCTCCGGAAGCATCTTTATAGTAAAAGTCAGTAGCCTTTTCAAAGCGGCCAATCACTTTATAACCATAAAACTGTCCGATAGGGTTTCCTACTGATGTACGTGTCAGTACGGTTATTGTTTCGCCTGTCTGATTACTCTTATCTATCAGGCTGGTTGCCGTATCCAGCGATTTTACTTTATTACGGTTCATAGAGAATACCACGTTACTTCTCCATTGAAATCCGCCTTTATCAATATTCACTGTATTTAAAGTCAACTCAAGTCCTTTATTCTCCAAAGAACCCACATTCTTCCAGGGTGCGGAAGTAGAGCCCTGACCTGAAGTTCCCACGTAAGCAGGAAGAGGCACTTGCAACAACAAATCATTTGTTTTCTTATAATAAATATCGGCTATCAATTCAATCCTGTTCTGGAAAAGATTAATATCAAGTCCCAGATTACTTGAATAAGTAGACTCCCATTTCAATTCGGGATTCGGAGTATTGCCAGCCAGCAATCCTGTTCCCCAAACGGTAGCAACAGATGAATAAATGGCTTTATATGCATTATTAGGCACATTCTGATTACCTACAACACCCCATCCTAAACGTAATTTCAGATTATTAATAATATTGTTGTCTTTCAAAAAAGATTCATTGGAAACCTTCCAAGCCAAAGCAGCCGACGGGAACCATCCCCAACGATTATCTTTGTAGAATTTGGAAGAACCGTCGCGACGAAGAGTAAATGTCAACAGATATTTGTCATCGTATGAATAGAACAGACGGCCGAAATAAGATAAAATCGAACTTTCTCCACTATTACCATTATTCTTGGCTGTTGCGGCATCTCCCAATGTCAGGTCGGTTGCAGCATTGGACAAATATCCCATACGGCTTCCCATCAGATATTCCCATTTGCTCTCCTGCATTTCCTGACCAATCATTGCATTCACATTGTGCACTCCAAAAGTTTTCATGTAATTCACGATATTTCTCCAACTCCAGAACTTATTATATGATTTGGAGAAAGTCCCCTGACGGTCTGTATTTTCAATCGCACCAAAAGTATATGAGGGATCAAATTTATAAGTATTAGCTACCCCATAATCGAAAGACAATTCCGTTTTAAACGTCAGTCCGTCAATGATAGTAGCTTCAGCATAGGTGTTTGCCCGAATACCCATTTTCTCGTTGCGGTTATCCTTAATCATGGCAAGACCCACCGGATTCGTTTGTACCCATTCGTCCGTATCCGGTCCGTCAAATGTGCCTTCAGCATTACGAACAGCCACACTCGGACTCTGCAATAAAGCAGTTCTAATCAACGACTCGTCAGATACAGTCAATTTCTGACGGGAATTACTAAACGCAAAGTTAATACCCATTTTTAAATAGCTCTTCACCTGGGCATCAAAACTACCTCGTAAGTTCAGACGCCTGAACCCTGAACCAACAGCAATACCATCCTGATTGAGGTAGCCTGCTCCCAAAGCATAGTTACTTTTATCAGTACCTCCGGTCACAGAAAGATTATGACTGGTCATCATAGCTTTAGAGAACATCTCATCCTGCCAGTCTGTACCTTCACCTAGTAAATCCGGACGAACAAAGTTATTATCCTTGTTCACTATTCCCCAATCATTTCCCGAATAGTCTTTTCCTGAACGAACATTCTTATGCTCCGCATATTCACGCAGATTCAGCATATCCAGTTTTTTAGGCATTTCCTGCCATCCTATATATCCGTCATAAGTTATTTGCGCCTCACCCTTCTGTCCACGTTTGGTAGTAATCATAATCACACCGTTTGCAGCTCGCGCACCATAAATAGCAGTGGCGGAAGCATCCTTTAATACGTCCATAGAGACGATGTCCGAAGGATTGATAGATGCCAGTGCATTATCACTTCCCGAACCTGTGGAACCGTCGATGATAACACCGTCAATGACAAAGATAGGTTCATTGGAGGCATTCAAAGAGTTGATACCACGAATACGGATGGAAGAACTACCACCGGGCATACCGCTATTAGCCTGTACCTGCACACCGGCAGCACGTCCTTGCAGTACCTGGTCAACGGAAGTCACTACAGATTTCTTAATGGCTTCATCGTTGACCGATACAACAGAACCGGTCAGGTCACTACGTTTCATCTGACCATATCCAACTACAACTACTTCGTCTAATACTTTTGCATCTTCTTTGAGGGTAATATCAAACTGCTTTTTCCCGGCTACAGGAATCGTTTGTGTCTGATATCCGATAAAAGAAATCTTCAAGCTACCTTTGGCTGATACATTCAACTTAAAATTACCATCCAAATCGGTAACTATACCATTGGTAGTGCCAGCTTCTACTACACTGGCTCCGATAATCGGTTCGCCCGATGCATCTTTGACCACTCCCGTCACGGAAACAGTCTGTGCCAATACCCATACAGGGAAGAGGCAGAAAAGAATGATAAGACCTAACGGTCGAAAATAATGATTTGTGCTTTCCATAAAATCATTTTTTTAATTAATAATGATAGTGGTTAATCCAAGTTATAGGTTTTTCTCTTCTTATTTATAATAAGGAATAGAGTAAGGAATTCATGTTTCCATAAGCAGTTATTATTTTAAGGTGTCCGACAATTCATTTTTTTGTTAATGCAAATTTATGGATAATATATCAAGCATAGGTGGAGATTTTGTTTCAAGCAGTTGACAGGCGGTTACATACACTTGCATGTACGTTACAAGCTATTGCACACCCGTTACATACCCCTTCCAGAAGCATTCCTAAAGGGTTTGCACGTAACATCAGTAAAAGGAAAAGTAACAAAGCTAATGCTATTTTAATTTAATATAGTATCTTTGTCTATATAAAAAGTACCAATAAACCCTGCTTATATTAATGAGTATGAAAGCACAAATCCTATTCCTTTTTTCCATATACTGTTTCCTGATAGGAAGCACTCCTGTTATGAAAGCACAGACCGGCAAATTCTATTCAACAGACAAAGAACTTTCCAACAGTCTGATCAATGCCGTATATCAGGACCGGAAAGGATTTATCTGGATAGCTACCGAAAACGGACTTAATAAATTCGACGGGACACGTTTCTCGATCTATCGACATAATGCTACGGATAGCACCAGTTTGAAGAACAACTATGTACGGACATTATTCGAAGACAGTCGCGGTAATTTCTGGATCGGATGCATCAATGGCTTACAACGATATGACCGCGCCACAGACAACTTTCACGAATTATTCATCTCTCGGAAAGACGGACGAAAGAATCCTCATATCACTTCCATTATTGAACGCCGGAACGGAGATCTTTGGATAGCAACTTCCGGACAAGGCGCCATATCCCTAAAAAAGAACAGCAATCCCGCCTCCTTCCATATCGAAACCGAACTGACAGACCGGATAGGTAGTAACTACCTGAATGTCATTTTCGAAGATTCCCGGCAAAATTTATGGATTGCTACAGAAGAAAAAGGACTTTACCGTTATTCTCCGGAAAGTAAAGAGCTTAAAAGCTATAAAGCACCTTATCATATAGCAGGTGATGACGTTTCTGCCATTTGTGAGGATGCACACGGACAAATTTTCGTAGGAACCTTGACAAAAGGTCTTTTCAGACTATCATCCCGACAGGAAGGAAACTTCGAACCTGTCCTCTACCAAAACCGGATGAATTTGAATATCCGGACTCTCATCATTGATACCCGTGGAAAACTTATCATAGGAACAGACGGTGAAGGAGTAAAAGAATATCAGCCTCAACAAGATATTATTGTGGACAGTGAGATTAATGCGGGTCCCTTTGACTTCTCCAAATCCAAGGTTCACTCGTTAATCGAAGATAAAGATCACAATTTATGGCTGGGCATTTTTCAGAAAGGTTTGATACTAGTGCCCGGCATTTCAAATAAGTTCGACTACTACGGCTACAAATCAATACACAACAACACCATTGGTTCCAGCTGTGTTATGGCTATTCATACAGATGAACAAGCTACAATCTGGATAGGTACGGATAACGACGGATTATATGCCATAAACGATCAGGGAAAACAATTACGCCATTACACCCATCAGGCAGGTAATCCCCAATCTGTCCCCGGCACTATCCTATGTCTCTATGAAGATTCCAATCAGGAACTTTGGCTAGGATCTTACTTCGATGGTCTGGCACGGATGAACAAACAAACCGGAACATGTCAAGATGCCACCTCGCTTTTACAAGGAAATCTTAACGCAGGCAAGCCCAAAGTTTCCTGCATCATTGAAGACAAAAACAAGAATCTCTGGGTGGGTACTTATGGTTCGGGCTTATACAAAATCAATTTACCAACTCAACATGTCACCTATTACGAATCTACCCGCAACGAAAACGATGACTGGAGCATCAACCGTCTTCCGAACGATTGGATCAGCTACCTACTGGAAGATAAAGAGGGAATGATATGGATCGGCACTTATAAAGGTCTGGCCGTACTCAATCCTCAAACGGACAATTTTATCAATTATAAAAAGCAAAACAATCTCCTCCCCGGGTATGTCGTTTACAGTTTATTGGAAAGTAGTAATGGAGAGATCTGGGCTGGTACTTCCGAAGGATTGGTCTGCCTGAATAAAGACAGACTAACACCTGTACTTTTCACTACTGCCGATGGACTCCCCAGTGATATTATTTGCGGCCTGGCTGAAGACGAGAAAAAAAATATATGGATCAGTACCCATCAGGGAATCTCCAAACTGAATCTTCTGGAAAAGAAGTTTATCAACTATTATGCAGGCGACGGTCTGCAAGGAAATGAGTTTACACGCACTGCTGTATTTAAAGATAAACGCGGCAAGATATTTTTTGGAGGTACCAATGGAGTAACAGCTTTCTACCCCCAGGATATCACCGAAATCAAAAAAGAAATGAATGTATTGATTACCGGCTTTCACGTTGCTAACCGCCCTGTGAAAAAAGGGGATAAATCCGGCAACAATGTCATCACTGATACTGCTGTCATGGATACCGAGCAATTTACACTGGCATATAATGAAAATACATTCAGCATTGATTTTTCTGTTTTGGAATTCAGCAATCCCGACCGGATTAGTTATCAATATAAGATAAAAGAATTAAGCGATGAATGGATCAGTACGCAACCGGGAACAAACCGGGTGACTTATAGCAGTCTGAAACCGGGGAAATACACTTTCTCCGTACAGGCACGCGACCATAATAATTTCTCTAATATCCGTACAGTTACTATTGCCATCACTCCACCCTGGTACCAGACCTGGTGGGCAAAAGTAATCTGGGGATGCCTCGGAGCATTACTAATCTATGCTCTTACCATGTATATTCTGTCACGTATCCGCCACCGGCAAGAAGTGATGCGACAAAAACACATGGAACAGATTAACGAAGCCAAATTACAATTCTTCATTAATATCTCACATGAAATACGTACCCCGATGACTCTTATCATCAGCCCGTTAGAGAAACTGTTAGCCGAACATTCCGAGAAACAACCGGTTTATCTCATGATTTACCGGAATGCCCAACGTATTCTACGTCTAATCAATCAACTGATGGACATACGAAAACTGGACAAAGGACAAATGCATCTGAAATTCCGGGAAACAGACATCGTAGGATTTATCAATGACTTGATGCAAACATTCAATTATCAAGCGCAAAAAAAGAACATCACATTCACTTTCGAAAAAGAACTGGAAGGTGCTGATTCTCTGAAAGTATGGATTGATCTAAATAACTTTGACAAAGTATTGATGAATGTCCTTTCCAATGCTTTCAAATATACACATGAGGGAGGAAATATCGAAGTGTTATTGAAAACTGGTCACAACGATGCCTACCGGGGTGCTTTGAAAGATTATTTCGAGATAGATATCACCGATAACGGGATCGGTATTGACAAAAACAAAATAGAACAAATATTCGAGCGTTTCTATCAGATTGACAACGACATGACACAATCTAATTTCGGTACAGGAATCGGACTGCATCTTTCACGGTCGTTAGTGGAACTGCACCACGGCATCATCAAAGCAGAAAACCGCGAAGACGGACAAGGAACCCGTTTCATCATCCGCCTACCGTTAGGTAGTAATCACTTGAAAGCAGAGGAACTGGAAAATCCTGAAGAAACCGGAAGCGAGCCAACCATCTCCCAACTTCCCAAAGATTCGATCTATGAAACGGAAGAAGAAAACAAAGCCAATGAGTACAGGAAACCCAAAGCAAAAACACGTTATCGCGTCTTAATCGTAGAAGATGATGAAGAAATACGCCGCTACATACGTAGCGAACTGGATAGTGATTTCCGTATCTATGAATGTACAAATGGACGGGAAGGACTGGAAACCATTTTGAAGGAGAAACCCGATCTCGTCATCAGTGATGTTATGATGCCCGAAATGGATGGGATCACTCTCTGCCGGAAAATAAAACAGAATATCAATATCAATCATATACCGATTATATTATTAACCGCCAAATCGAAAGCCGAAGACCAAATCGAAGGGCTTGAAATTGGAGCAGA
This window encodes:
- a CDS encoding glycan-binding surface protein; the encoded protein is MKAFGLLVSLLICSCSFVSCDDDDDNGGSSVMNITGIYLEDAKSNVTDRLVDFARLGQLIRIEGEGFNGLKKVYINGYNCYFNPVFVSNKSFLVSVNSKVPTTEADENVRNTIRLVKDGGEYVYDFQIRAAAPSITKISNCMPNVGEPIIVYGSGLTEIAKVIFPGNVVVTEGIISDLDGEYFMVDMPAGVSEEGGSIFVEGSNGGAYSPAYFNYKKGLLLNFDGVGAQGAWGDSESMIQTTELESASIGEGNVSQGAYCRLPLERQLPVAAAKNRCAEVWTAGNGTDPDWLTLGVPAETPVAECAIQFEIYVPEPWSESGFLKICGQNGFNGGEWERDCYNYVPWLVGGKIVPFQTTGWQTVTVPFSEFYKSKASSGAWTTFADVAATRASASYANFGFYFENSDITLDKITGASSDKETEFLSKATSVKIYIDNWRVVPLTKPEYTDFPDEEEDAE
- a CDS encoding RagB/SusD family nutrient uptake outer membrane protein codes for the protein MKTSKYIYSFMLAVALAFAGCSDFLDSEDNSNIAGDNFYQTEDDFRAATAPLYNKVWFDFNDKFYYGLGDGRGFNLCATTSNYIYPFADLTETGLTGPLVSAWGSLYNIVQQTNKIINGIKGNSSNSEEVKNPYIAEARFMRGVAYSYLAMLWGNVIINEDTDELVANPIVNTSPVSDVYEFAMRDLEFAAKYLPEVSSAAGRVNKYSAFGMLSRVYLTYAGYSSNPNSATRNQDYLDLAKKAALKVIENRNFELMTDYADLFMIDKNNNSETLFALQWVSNGTYGECNTIQDYFACESAITGNDRAWGGYVFAQPDVIWEYEKGDKRRQPTWMAYGDHYPEIQKANGGYTCEKKASGTVSGIYCKKYVCGSSKDNAKITSGSTPINTYMLRLAEVYLIYAEAILGNNPSTDDADAMEYFNKVRKRAGLEPKNSITYEDIRRERRLELCLEGQYWYDLVRRAYYKQQEVLNYITGQDRGTAVPVVWDADTQTLKRDEDSDETKRAIGDVDSSIFLLPYPESETVQNPLLKADPVPYAFKEDRITDLFN
- a CDS encoding SusC/RagA family TonB-linked outer membrane protein, with product MESTNHYFRPLGLIILFCLFPVWVLAQTVSVTGVVKDASGEPIIGASVVEAGTTNGIVTDLDGNFKLNVSAKGSLKISFIGYQTQTIPVAGKKQFDITLKEDAKVLDEVVVVGYGQMKRSDLTGSVVSVNDEAIKKSVVTSVDQVLQGRAAGVQVQANSGMPGGSSSIRIRGINSLNASNEPIFVIDGVIIDGSTGSGSDNALASINPSDIVSMDVLKDASATAIYGARAANGVIMITTKRGQKGEAQITYDGYIGWQEMPKKLDMLNLREYAEHKNVRSGKDYSGNDWGIVNKDNNFVRPDLLGEGTDWQDEMFSKAMMTSHNLSVTGGTDKSNYALGAGYLNQDGIAVGSGFRRLNLRGSFDAQVKSYLKMGINFAFSNSRQKLTVSDESLIRTALLQSPSVAVRNAEGTFDGPDTDEWVQTNPVGLAMIKDNRNEKMGIRANTYAEATIIDGLTFKTELSFDYGVANTYKFDPSYTFGAIENTDRQGTFSKSYNKFWSWRNIVNYMKTFGVHNVNAMIGQEMQESKWEYLMGSRMGYLSNAATDLTLGDAATAKNNGNSGESSILSYFGRLFYSYDDKYLLTFTLRRDGSSKFYKDNRWGWFPSAALAWKVSNESFLKDNNIINNLKLRLGWGVVGNQNVPNNAYKAIYSSVATVWGTGLLAGNTPNPELKWESTYSSNLGLDINLFQNRIELIADIYYKKTNDLLLQVPLPAYVGTSGQGSTSAPWKNVGSLENKGLELTLNTVNIDKGGFQWRSNVVFSMNRNKVKSLDTATSLIDKSNQTGETITVLTRTSVGNPIGQFYGYKVIGRFEKATDFYYKDASGAIKPVALPEGMSISKNSVWIGDYIFEDVNKDGVINEQDRTYIGNPEPDFTFGFGNSFSYKGFDLSINLTGSVGNEVVNWGRRELENPRGNNNILKSALDYAQLALIDPNGPDDYRNIQIVGGDPYACRMAIAKGTDDSNYRFSDRFVEDGSFLRIQSISFGYTFPRKWLAPIGIQNLKLYCNLQNVYTFTKYKGMDPEIGSANQDALLTGFDNYRYPSPRIYTFGLNLTF
- a CDS encoding hybrid sensor histidine kinase/response regulator transcription factor produces the protein MSMKAQILFLFSIYCFLIGSTPVMKAQTGKFYSTDKELSNSLINAVYQDRKGFIWIATENGLNKFDGTRFSIYRHNATDSTSLKNNYVRTLFEDSRGNFWIGCINGLQRYDRATDNFHELFISRKDGRKNPHITSIIERRNGDLWIATSGQGAISLKKNSNPASFHIETELTDRIGSNYLNVIFEDSRQNLWIATEEKGLYRYSPESKELKSYKAPYHIAGDDVSAICEDAHGQIFVGTLTKGLFRLSSRQEGNFEPVLYQNRMNLNIRTLIIDTRGKLIIGTDGEGVKEYQPQQDIIVDSEINAGPFDFSKSKVHSLIEDKDHNLWLGIFQKGLILVPGISNKFDYYGYKSIHNNTIGSSCVMAIHTDEQATIWIGTDNDGLYAINDQGKQLRHYTHQAGNPQSVPGTILCLYEDSNQELWLGSYFDGLARMNKQTGTCQDATSLLQGNLNAGKPKVSCIIEDKNKNLWVGTYGSGLYKINLPTQHVTYYESTRNENDDWSINRLPNDWISYLLEDKEGMIWIGTYKGLAVLNPQTDNFINYKKQNNLLPGYVVYSLLESSNGEIWAGTSEGLVCLNKDRLTPVLFTTADGLPSDIICGLAEDEKKNIWISTHQGISKLNLLEKKFINYYAGDGLQGNEFTRTAVFKDKRGKIFFGGTNGVTAFYPQDITEIKKEMNVLITGFHVANRPVKKGDKSGNNVITDTAVMDTEQFTLAYNENTFSIDFSVLEFSNPDRISYQYKIKELSDEWISTQPGTNRVTYSSLKPGKYTFSVQARDHNNFSNIRTVTIAITPPWYQTWWAKVIWGCLGALLIYALTMYILSRIRHRQEVMRQKHMEQINEAKLQFFINISHEIRTPMTLIISPLEKLLAEHSEKQPVYLMIYRNAQRILRLINQLMDIRKLDKGQMHLKFRETDIVGFINDLMQTFNYQAQKKNITFTFEKELEGADSLKVWIDLNNFDKVLMNVLSNAFKYTHEGGNIEVLLKTGHNDAYRGALKDYFEIDITDNGIGIDKNKIEQIFERFYQIDNDMTQSNFGTGIGLHLSRSLVELHHGIIKAENREDGQGTRFIIRLPLGSNHLKAEELENPEETGSEPTISQLPKDSIYETEEENKANEYRKPKAKTRYRVLIVEDDEEIRRYIRSELDSDFRIYECTNGREGLETILKEKPDLVISDVMMPEMDGITLCRKIKQNININHIPIILLTAKSKAEDQIEGLEIGADAYIVKPFNTELLRTTISNLIANRERLRGKLVGEQQVEEKITKIEMKSNDEILMSKVMKTINDHLADPTLNVEMLAANVGMSRVHMHRKLKELTNQSARDFIRSIRLKQAANLLREKNLSVSEVAYATGFSNLSHFSNTFRDFYGISPSEYKEQQM